One Oncorhynchus mykiss isolate Arlee chromosome 25, USDA_OmykA_1.1, whole genome shotgun sequence genomic window, accatactgtggtatcagcaggtggaacccCATCTCCGctgctacaacaccatactgtggtatctgTTGGAACACACTCCATGATGGGGTAGACCTAGAGACTTAAGCTGCTCTGATTTCCCAGATAGCAATGAGGAATCAGCCCAAGTGCAACGGCCAACGTCTTTCTACCAGAATTCAGCCAACTTTGCCGGCATCTTACCAGAATCTCCCCAGAAGCGAcacaaaacacatttaaaaaaatgtatacaatattactcgatttagtcattttaaatattgctattttgtacataaatattATACtcatccacaaaaaaaaaaacattttttgtctgGTGACCGTCTCAGCGAGCatgtgcccggcccaccacaggtgtcactgtagtgtgatgggacaaggacataccTGCCGTCCAAACCCTCCAATAACTATTtacgacgctgggcaaattgtgcgtaTCCTCACAGGTCACCCAGTCGTGACTGGCACGGGtctcgaaccagcatctgtagcaacataGTTTGCACTACGATGCAGTGTCCTAGACCGCTGCACAACTCGGGAGGCTCCATCCACAAAGTTCTTAATGCTTATCAATTGTCTTGCACAAAGcatcaaaatactaaaatactacacaggcctcttaaagaatttaatttaaatgttaattgtagtttttctgcacagaaacaatgagaaaatatggacaaataaataatgaaatattaaTGATATAAAGCAGCCCGTTTAATCATCTGCCAGAGTGAAGCCACAATCGGCCCAAGaaccaagtaatacatttgggccagataactcacaccagTATCGTCCCGAGCTCAATCCCCacatcctagccataagtaatactgccgaAGGCGGCCCAGACTCGGGCCACATGACGTTGGCCGAGTTTAACTCTCAGGCGGAATCAacccagatccactgtgctagctgggataTCTACCATGATGGGGTATACATAAGCATGAATTTCGTCAACAAGAAGTACAATTTTGCAGATAATAAACTTGATATCTCTAATATTGTATAGCTTTGGGATCGTGACAATACGTACTTTGAGGAAAATAGGACATTTTCTCGACTCATATCCCGACTTTGAGAAGGGATCGTGTGATGGTTATTTTAGCAACTGCGTGACGCAGCATGACAACATTTTATTAATTGGTCGATAATATGCTGGGTGGGGTGTTTTGTACACCAATGAGATTCCTATCTCCTTTCTGTATCTCCTTTCTGTAATATCTTTGGCAatgctgtttcagctgttatgctTGTTTTAGATGTTTAAAATTGCCTAAGTGATCATAATAATTTTGCTGCAATATTAATAGACTTTTCCaaggcattcaacaccattgacCAATCCCTACTCAAACTGTCTGAAATGGGCCTGGACAATGAGTCTTGCAAATGGTTTAAGAACTatctgacagacaggacacaatGTGTGCATTCTGATGGTATTGAGTCTAGTTTCCTGGATATTAGGTGTACCACAGGGGTCAGTATTGGGACCAGTTCTCTTTACTATTCATATGAATAATATTGGTCTTTGTATTAAATCCCTTGATATTTTTCTGTATGCAGATGATATGGTTATGTATGCCATAGCACTGATTGTTAATTAGGGctaggtgtcccgctagcgggacaatttcctgtgaaattggagggcgcgcaattcaagtAAATATTTatgatattaaacattcatgaacatacaagtgtcttatatcatttaaaagctgaatttcttgttaatctaactgtattGTCAGAttccaaaaaggctttacggcgaaagcataccatgcgattgacTGAAGACGGCGCCCCAAattaacatatttttcaaccagcacaggcttcacaaaatcacaaatagtgataaaataaatcacttacctttgaagatcttcctcttttgcaatcccaagggtcctaGCTACAACCTGAGTggttcgttttgttcgataaaatccatctttatatcccaaaaggtaagtttagttggcaccattgatttcagtaatgctcaacagacagacaaaggagtccaaaaagcAACAACGAAaattcgtccaaacaagtcaaacaatgtttttatttatctatCTAAAATTTTAATAAACTAaaatacggaaagaagtatgttcaatgggAAAGGCAAATTCATACGTGCTGCTCACACGCCAAAAGACTGATTTATtgaaattcaggaaactagaccaaagcccagagaggttttaagttGTTGCACagaacaaaatgtataagatcTACAAAGCCTTTGTTAACTTCAGACCTTATATCCCAAAACCCCATTATTTCCCCCCTTCATTTCTCCCATAGCAAGGGTCAACAAACCAGAGGTAGAAAATGATGACTAATTTCCGTGTTTTAGtactacaagctggcgagctctataggatacaatacaatctgtaaagagctgatggtctcatcatggactgtagggggacctctaactttaataatgtgaatgtctctacagtctgaaccactaaTTAGCATGATGTATTCAGATCATCAGTCCCTCCCACTTCACTGACATGTTGAATATGGTGGAACCTGCCGTGGTCTACTGATTGTCATCTATTCATCTATGTGACACTCCTCTTGTTTTATATACATTCATACCAGACTCTTTCCAGCACTCTCACATATAACGTGATCAAACATGTTCACATTTCTCTTCACTGTTACTGTCTCACTGCTCTGTGCTGCAGGTACAGTTTCataatgtttcatttatttaactaggaaagttaagaacaaaattcttatttacaatgaaggacttctctagttatatatatattgatgTTTCCAAGCATATGTTCCTGAGTCTTGATGTATTCAGGTCTAACTGTACCTAACTCTGTTGATTTCATTCTCACTGTGTCCTTACAGGTCTTGTTGAGGGGAGTGAAGTCACTTAGACACCCACCATACTCTGGGGACCGAAAGACAGTGATGCTCTGATGAACTGCAGTCACACTAAGGATTCTAGCTACTACCAGATGTACTGGTACAGACAGCTTCCAGGAGAGGGAATGAAGCAGGTAGTCTTCATTACTCCCAGTTCTCAACCTGACTATTCAGGGGAATTCAGTAAAGACAAATTCTCAGCCAGCAAGGCTGTAGCTGAGAGTGGATCTTTCACAGTGAAGAAGTTGGAGGCAGGAGACAGTGGAATGTACTTCTGTGCTGTGAGTCAACACAGTGATACAGACAACAAGTACAGCTGCACAAAAACCCCAGTATTTCAATAGGATGTAACATAATATGTAAagagatggtctcatcacatactgtaggggacctctaactctagttcttctaatgtctgatggtctcatcacatactgtagggggacctctaactctagttcttctaatgtctgatggtctcatcacatactgtagggggacctctaactctagttcttctaatgtctgatggtctcatcacatactgtagggggacctctaactctagttcttctaatgtctgatggtctcatcacatactgtagggggacctctaactctagttgttctaatgtctgatggtctcatcacatactgtagggggacctctaactctagttgttctaatgtctgatggtctcatcacatactgtagggggacctctaactctagttcttctaatgtctgatggtctcatcacatactgtagggggacctctaactctagttcttctaatgtctgatggtctcatcacatactgtagggggacctctaactctagttcttctaatgtctgatggtctcatcacatactgtagggggacctctaactctagttcttctaatgtctgatggtctcatcacatactgtagggggacctctaactctagttcttctaatgtctgatggtctcatcacatactgtagggggacctctaactctagttgttctaatgtctgatggtctcatcacatactgtagggggacctctaactctagttgttctaatgtctgatggtctcatcacatactgtagggggacctctaactctagttgttctaatgtctgatggtctcatcacatactgtagggggacctctaactctagttcttctaatgtctgatggtctcatcacatactgtagggggacctctaactctagttattctaatgtctgatggtctcatcacatactgtagggggacctctaactctagttcttctaatgtctgatggtctcatcacatactgtagggggacctctaactctagttcttctaatgtctgatggtctcatcacatactgtagggggacctctaactctagttcttctaatgccTGATGGGTTCATTGTCATGATCATGTAATCAGtcatgttcacagtgaggtcctATGAGCAAGCTTTACAGTACAGGCTTCCTGACACTCCCTCTAACACTGTCACTATCCACCACCCTGAAGGAAACATGCTACTACAACAGCCAATCTCCTTTCACCTCAGAGCTTCATCCAGGAGGCACTCATATCACATCATCATCGTCTTCTTCAGCAtgttcatcatcttcatcattatcTTTTTCTTCATCATGATGTTCAGAGTTCTGATTCACCTGGCAGCTCTACCACTCTGGGTGACAGGTATTAAATCACTTAAGATGAGAAGCCTAACGATACTACGAATGTCAtcaaactgaataaaaatatcctttctctacttctctcttctctctctctccttctctcccctcttctctctctccctctctctccctctcctctctctcctctcctttctctctctgtccacagggcAGTCGTTTAGTAGCATGGTTCATCAGAAGCCCGTGGCACTAACAGAAGGTCCTGGAGGAGATGTTCAACTCACCTGCAGCCATACGATCCCTAACTACTACGTGATACTATGGTACAAACAGTCAGCAGGAGACACTGCTATGAAACTCATTGGTTATGCATATACCAAGTCAATAACCATGGAGAAATCATTTGAAAAGCACTTCAATGTGAGTGGAGACGGTGGGAAAGAGGCTTATCTTCATCTAGTGAGTCTGAGAGGACCTGAACACAGTGCAGTTTATTACTGTGCAGCCAGCCAACACAGTGATGTAGACTTCCTCCTGTTCTCTACAAAAACCCTGCCTGATGGTAATATTAGACCAAGGCTCAGAACACCTGCATCTGAGGTTTGACTTTGACTCAGGGCCAATGAATAAACACAGATGGATGATGGCATGAGGTGATATCTGTCCTGGTACAGTATACCAGTATCTACAGTTTACTGTCACCACTCATTAACATACATTATGCAATGTTACAATGTCAAATTCCATTACTCCATTTCTATCTATATAAAAATACAAATCCTTTAATGATGTAGATACCGGTATGTTCCACAATACACCTTCAAGTTGAACAGGAGACCTGTAGGTGAACAAGGGATCTGCTTGAATATCAACACAAGTTCTGACGTCAAAGTGATGTCATTTCCTTCCCCTCCGGCAGCTCAGTTCAGCTGCCCTTCTCTATTGACttattctcctctcccccctatgggctctggtctaaagtagtgcactagaaagggaatagggtgccatttgggatgctgacatACATGTGACACTCCCACTAGATGCCATGACATCTCTGACTATCTGAAAACCCTTTCTCCTTGTCCATGTGACTCTTCTCTCCAGAACCATCAACATGATCAAGCTTCTCATACATGTAGCAACTCTACCACTATGGGTGACAGGTACTAAATCCCTCATGAAAGATAGATTTACTACTGAAATATATTGCTGTCAATATGCTGAGTATTACTGTATATTTCATATGGTCTGTTTTCATCCACAGGGCTGTCACAAACAGACAAAGTTCACCAGACTCCTACTGCAATACTAACAGGACCTGAAGACAAAGTTAATCTCACCTGCAGCCACACTGTTTCAAGCTACAACATGATACTGTGGTACCAACAGTCAGCCCAAAACACTGCTCTGAAACTCATTGGGTATGTGAGATTCACCAGTCCAACGGTGGAAGATTCCTTTAAAGGGCGTTTTGATGTCAGTGGAGATGCTGCAGCTAATAAAATGGCGTATCTACATTTTCCCAAAGTGCCAGAAGCTGAAGACAGTGCAGTGTATTTCTGTGCTGCTAGTGAAGCACAGTGTttcactataccctctctcctctacaaaaaccctctctgatcctctcatATAATACTGACTACAGCTctatacacctgcacctgtcttcAACCACTTCAACAACACTTTGCTATGAACCATTAGATATCAGACAGATGGTAATGATACTGTTATAAGTGgctagtttagatggtttaggtaTGGGTGCCTGGACCAgggccggtggtatgggagggcccTACGGGGCCTGAGGCAGTGCCGGTGGCATGGGAGGGCCTTAGGGGGTCTGAGACAGGgccggtggtgttggagggctctAGGTGGCCTGGGCTATGGAATGTGGTATGGGAGGGACCTAGGGAGCCTGGGCCAGGGAATTTGGTGTGGGAGTGCCCTGGGGACCAGGGAATGTGGTATGGGAGGGCCCTCATACTTTCTCTGTCCAGACATGATCAGATACAAGGGCTACATACTGTATTGAGTGACTGAGCAtgggtgaatgagtgtgtgtgtatatgtctatgTGAAGTGTCTCAGTATCAGTGTGtgtggctgagtggtagagacctgagaaTGGCTGAGTAGTAGAgccctgaggatggctgagtggtagagccctgaggatggctgagtggtagagacctgaggatggctgagtggtagagccctggggatggctgagtggtagagacctgaggatggctgagtggtagagcccataggatggctgagtggtagagacctgaggatggctgagtggtagagacctgaggatggctgagtggtagagacctgaggatggctgagtagtagagacctgaggatggctgagtggtagagacctgaggatggctgagtggtagagacctgaggatgaaTGAGAGGTAGAGACATGAGTATGGCTGGGTGGAGGTATCAGAGGCATGTTGAGTTGGACTAGGCGCTCCGCAGTAatctaaaacaatgataactatcctaaacaacaaTACACAAGGAAtgttgacatttgagagagacataaagcgaggcataaagcaatcacaggtgttgattgggagagctggctaagacaacaacgggtaagacaacagcAGCTAATTAgcaaagacaacaacaacaggtaaaatggagaTGAAAgagcagagagggtcagttaactacacacagggcctgagttggaGGCTAGGGGCAACAGATaaacaacaaataaacaaaatggagtactgtgattaatgaacagtccagcagccatcagctatgtagccaagtgatcatagggtccagtgaacagcaatagatggaacagggaagccgctgGGTAGTCGTTACTACCTAGCAAGCTggggacacagcgtttaaagttggCAGACTGGGGCTAGTAAAAGCGCCTGCTCCGACATTTACTAACCAGCAAGCTGGTGACACAGAGTTTAAacttagcaggccggggctagtagaagcgcctgctccgacgtctactacctagcaagctggagacacagcgtttaaagttagcagactggggctagtagaagcgcctgctccgacgtctactacctagcaagctggggacacagcgtttaaagttagcaggccgAGGCTAGTAGAAGCGCCTGCTCCGACGTCTACTACCTAGCAAGCTGGGGACACAGCATTTAAAGTTGGCAGACTGGGGCTAGTAAAAGCGCCTGCTCCGACGTCTACTACCTAGAAAGCTggagacacagcgtttaaagttagcagactggggctagtagaagcgcctgCTCCGACGTCTGGCAAAGGCCGGTTGGGGGCACCGCGGATGGAGTTACGTTGGCAGACCAGTTGTGGTGGAACGGCGGGGCTTcgtgtcgacaaagggtccaggccagttgGCGAAACAAGTATTGTGGTTGTagtaatttagtttgctagccga contains:
- the LOC118944282 gene encoding uncharacterized protein LOC118944282; its protein translation is MFTVRSYEQALQYRLPDTPSNTVTIHHPEGNMLLQQPISFHLRASSRRHSYHIIIVFFSMFIIFIIIFFFIMMFRVLIHLAALPLWVTGQSFSSMVHQKPVALTEGPGGDVQLTCSHTIPNYYVILWYKQSAGDTAMKLIGYAYTKSITMEKSFEKHFNVSGDGGKEAYLHLVSLRGPEHSAVYYCAASQHSDVDFLLFSTKTLPDGNIRPRLRTPASEV